GCCGCCGAGGACGTCGACCTCGATGCGCGAGGCGACAACGGGCTCGCCGTCGGCCTGGATGGGGTAGTCGGGCTCCTCAAAGGTGAGCTCGGCATGGCGGCAGCGGCGCATGCGAACCGGCGGCAGCTTGGTGTGGTGGCCGTCTTTGGCCGAGAGGAACATAGGCAGGGCAACCGCGCGGGGGACGGGGCCGCAGGCGTAGCAGACGTCGAGCATGCCGTCGCAGGGGTCGGCATCGGGGCAGATGCGATAGCCCGAGCCGTACGTGGGGCCCAGCTGAATCGCCATGATGATCGCCCTCACGCGCTCGGCGGGCGTGCTGTCAAAGCTGGCTGTCATGGGGTAGTTGCGATAGCGCAGGCCAAACTGCTCAAGTCCCGAGAGGGTGTAGAGCGGAGCACCCGTCAAGCCGGTCTTTTTGCGAAGCTCGGTGGTGCCAAGGCCGATGGCGGCATCGATGCCGACCGAAAGCGTCTGGTCATAGTACTCAACGGTAGCCTCGCCGCTACCGCTTGCGGGGTTCCATGAGCGAATGCGCCCGATATCTTGACGCTGCAGCTCACAAGTGAGCAGCGTGCCAAAATCCTTACCGGAGAAATCGTCGATGCCGAGCGTCTGGGCAAAATCGTTGCCGGAGCCCACGGGCAGGACGGCAAGAGCGGGGCGGGCGTCCTCCTTTTGCGTCATAAGCCCGTTGACGACCTCGTGGATCACGCCGTCGCCGCCGAGTGCGATAACGGTGCGATAGCCCTGAGCCTGCGCGGCCAGCTCCTTGGCGTGTCCCATACGTTCGGTCAACACCAGGTCAAACTGGGATGCGCGTGCAGTCATGTCCAAAAAGCGTTGCAGGCGCTCGGCAACTTCGCGTGCCGCAGCCGACTGGGCGGCTGGGTTAGCGATGATGAGCGTGCGACCAAAATCAGTTGCGTGCATGGGGCGACTCCCGGCGTGTGACATGACGGTGCGGTCGCGCTCAGGTCGAATTGCCCCCGATTGTGGCTGCACGGCGATTATTACATCTACTCTATCAGGTCGTTGTGGCGCTCGATAGCATCCGCTACCGTACCGCCCTCATCCACAATAAGCGAACGGCGCTTGGGTGAGATGATGCGCTGGGCGGGGTACACGCCGCGGTGTCCGCCGGTTAGGTAGCTGATAAAGGCCACGATGACAAAGAACCCGGCGGCCGTGCCGTGGAACAGGTCGATGGCCATCATGCAGGTGGTGATGGGCACGTTGAGGCCGGCGCAGAACACACCGAGCATGCCGAGAGCCGCCAGAAAACTGGGGTCAAGCCCGGTAAGGCGACCGATCCAGCCACCGAGTGCCGCACCGATGCCAAACAGGGGCGTGACCTCGCCGCCTTGGAAGCCCGCACCCAGGGTAAGCGCTGTGACGACCAACTTGATGGCTGCGTCCGCCAGGGTAGTGTTGCCTGCAAATCCTGCGCCGGAAAGCCACGTGGAAAGGCCGGCGTAGTCCCAGGCGTCGAGGAGGGCATAGGCGGCCAAAACCACGAGTGCGCCTATGAGTGCGCGGACGAGGTAATTGGCGATAAAGCGACCGTACAAGCTTTTGACGGTTCGAACCGACCAGGCAAAGAGGCGTGCCGTCAGGCCGAAGATAATGGCGCTGATAACAACGATGACAACCGTCCGTGGTGTCATGTTGGGAACGCTGGCGATGACATTCGCCTCGTACTCGGTTCCCAAGGCAAGCGACGTAAAGTAGCCGGTAAACGAGGCGACCAGGCAGTAGATGCCCGCGGTGTAGTCGATCTTGCCGATAAAGCACATCTCCATGCCAAAGAAAGCTCCAGCAAGGGGCGAACCGAATACGGCGCCAAAGGCCGACGAGATGCCGGCGAGCATGAGGTCGTGGTGGTCATGCTTTTTGAGGTGGGCGAGGCTCGAGATGTTGCTGGCGATGGTGCCGCCAATCTGCACCGCGGCTCCCTCGCGACCGGCCGATCCACCCGTTAGGTGCGTGAGCGTAGAGCAGACGAAGGTGAGGACGGCCATGCGCATATGGATGAGGCGTGTGCCCAGAGCGGAGTCGATGACCAGGTTGTTACCGCGTTTGGCAGCAAGGCCGTGGTTTTTGTACACCCATGCGGTGGCAATGCCCACAACGGGAAGCAATGCGTAGACCCACGCGTGGTGCTCGCGATAATCGGTCGCGATATTCAGCGAGGCCAAAAACGCCCAAGCGGCAACGCCCATGGCGAGCGAGACGATGACGACGAGCGCGAGCAACTTGGCGCTCGCGAGTAGGTTGCGGGCGTTGCGGCGCGTGTCGGCAGCCAAGAGATGCTCGGAGCGGGTGAGCTGTTGCCTGCCTGCCATGATGACGTCATTAAGGGAGAAAAAGCCGCCGTCGTCGAGCGACTGGGAATGATCCTGCGCCTCGTTTGCGCTTTCGGGTTTGTCGGTAAAAGCCATACGTTCCTCTTTTGGGTTGCAACACGAGCATTATAGAACGTGCCATACGTGACAAACCGGCAGGTTGGTTTTGGTTTTGTTTCGCGGCCCGTTACCGACAGGTGTATTCGTGGGTACGGGCCGTGTCGCCGTCGTGCGGCGGGGGATTATACTGAGATAAACATAAAGAATCGGCGCCCGTGGTGTGCGCCGCTGCATGCTAGAGGTGTATATGGCAGAGAAACTCATTCCGTTGGAGGACGCACAGGCAATCGTCTTGTCGCACGTGAATCGCACCGAAGTTGTCGAGATTCCCGTGTGGCAGGCCGCCGGTCTTCCCTTGG
The DNA window shown above is from Collinsella aerofaciens and carries:
- a CDS encoding diacylglycerol/lipid kinase family protein, yielding MHATDFGRTLIIANPAAQSAAAREVAERLQRFLDMTARASQFDLVLTERMGHAKELAAQAQGYRTVIALGGDGVIHEVVNGLMTQKEDARPALAVLPVGSGNDFAQTLGIDDFSGKDFGTLLTCELQRQDIGRIRSWNPASGSGEATVEYYDQTLSVGIDAAIGLGTTELRKKTGLTGAPLYTLSGLEQFGLRYRNYPMTASFDSTPAERVRAIIMAIQLGPTYGSGYRICPDADPCDGMLDVCYACGPVPRAVALPMFLSAKDGHHTKLPPVRMRRCRHAELTFEEPDYPIQADGEPVVASRIEVDVLGGALQVWRPTR
- a CDS encoding chloride channel protein, producing the protein MAFTDKPESANEAQDHSQSLDDGGFFSLNDVIMAGRQQLTRSEHLLAADTRRNARNLLASAKLLALVVIVSLAMGVAAWAFLASLNIATDYREHHAWVYALLPVVGIATAWVYKNHGLAAKRGNNLVIDSALGTRLIHMRMAVLTFVCSTLTHLTGGSAGREGAAVQIGGTIASNISSLAHLKKHDHHDLMLAGISSAFGAVFGSPLAGAFFGMEMCFIGKIDYTAGIYCLVASFTGYFTSLALGTEYEANVIASVPNMTPRTVVIVVISAIIFGLTARLFAWSVRTVKSLYGRFIANYLVRALIGALVVLAAYALLDAWDYAGLSTWLSGAGFAGNTTLADAAIKLVVTALTLGAGFQGGEVTPLFGIGAALGGWIGRLTGLDPSFLAALGMLGVFCAGLNVPITTCMMAIDLFHGTAAGFFVIVAFISYLTGGHRGVYPAQRIISPKRRSLIVDEGGTVADAIERHNDLIE